Below is a genomic region from Granulicella sp. L56.
CCCCGGATCGGACGCCGAACGGCAGTCCGGTAAGATCGGCCCTGTCCCCGTACTGCTGAGCGCCAGAGTTGTTACTACCGTCGCCCCCGGCAATGCTAAAGGGCGTTCCAGATTGCGCCGTGTAGATTCCGCTGACTTGCCAGCCGCCCAAAATGCTCCGAAGCAAAACGCCTCTCTTTTGCAGCTTTGGCGTCGTGTAGATCAAGCTCGTGACAGAGACCAAAGGTATATTGACGTCCGAGATACCACGATTGGAGCGAAGGTTGAATGGGTTTCCTACGCCACCCGTGAAGGCAAGTGTTCCACTGCTGGCAATATCTATCGCTTTCGACCAGGTGAAGTTAGAACGAAACTGGAAATTGTTCGACAGATTCTTTTCCACTGTCACTTGCAGCGAGTGATAAGAGGCAGTTCCGCCAACATTATTTTCCAAGATGCCTGCAAACGCAGGGTAGGTAGAACGTGCACCTCCAGCCGAATAAATTCCAGGGTTGCGATCTACAGGAGTTTGCTGGTGGAAGGACTCACTGCCCACATATGCCAATTGAAGAGCCAAATTGTGGGCGAAAGATTGCTGCATTGAAAGATTCCAGGATTGTGTTTCACCCAGCCGGAAGTTGGATGAGAACACAGTGGGAACATTCAAGCCCGCTGGGAATACAGTATCGGCAGGAGCGACGGAGTTAGGATCTGCGAATGGTGGAAATGGGTTCTTGCCCCCGGTAGGAGCATAATTCGCATATGGGTCATCAAAACTGATTGGATTGCCAGGAGTGGAATTGAAGCTATAAGTCGTGCTGAAGGGTGTCAAATCCGAGGTATGGTTGTAGCTCGAATACTGGATTGGGGTGGTGAAGATCCCAAAAGCCGCTCGGACTGACGTATGAGGCAAGCTGGCCGGCTGCCAGGCAAGGCCAATTCGTGGCACAAAGTAATCGTAAGCCGATGGCACCAGCGAATTGCTGATGCCGCGATCTCCAGGAAATACTAGTCCGAGAGGAGCGTTCGGGAATCGTTGGCTTTGCTGACCTGGACGGAAGGCCGCTCCGCGCCCATTTACTAGTGGTGGCGGCAGAAACGGTTCCCAACGCACCCCAGCGGTTACGGTCAAACTGCGTGAGATATGGTACTGGTCCTGGACAAAGAGGGCCAATTCCCACTGATTCATTTTTTGGGTTTCGCCGCCGCCCTGATAAAACGTTGCGACGCGGCCAAGTAGATAGTCGGCTAATCCATAGCCCGTTGCAGAGCCATTAAATCCTATAATCGCTTCCGTGGGATATGCAGAGTAGAGATTCCAGAACTGGTGGAACATATCCCCTCCGGCTGTCATAAAATGCTTTCCAGCTTGTTTGGACAAAGAGTCTGACGCAGTCCACGTGGTTCGCGCTTGAGTATTTTCATCCTGGTAGCCCGAACCGAAGCCGCCTGAGACGCTGAGACCTTCAATTGCGCAGCGGCCAGCCGGCTCGCTCACGTTAATGTAATGAGAGAGGCAGATAGGATTGCCTTGCGCATCCAACTGGCTGGTTCCATTAATCGTATTGAGGCTTGTGTAGGAAGCAACAAATACATTGCTAATTGCAGGCGTGGGCGTCCATATGTAATTGAAAGCGTGATTCTGGTACTTGTCGAGATTTCCGGCTTGAGAAGCGATGAAGTTACCGTTTGCACTTGAACCAGGCTGGTTATAGTAATCAAAGAAAGTTCTCAGCACAAAGTGATGCTTGTCGCTTAATGAATAATCCAGTCGAGCGGTGCCCTCGTCGAAATGTGTGGTGAGAGCCGCTCCAGTGTAGATGACCTGCCCGAGAGGTTCCTGTCCAACAGGTAATACGCTAAGGAATTTAACCGCACCTGGACTGAATGTCGTTGGGTCGATTTGGTTGTTTGGATATGGAAGTCCTGTCGCTGGATTGGTCAACTGAACTGGATTGCTGCCTTGCAAAAGAGCGCTAAAGTCACCATTAACCATGGCCGCAGTGGGGGTAAAGGCTACGTTTGAAGTAGCTGCCGAACTTGCCCGGGTTCCCTGATAGTTTGCAAAAAGGAAAAGTTTATTCTTAAGGATAGGACCACCAATCGATCCTCCAAATTGATTCCGCTTAAGAGGATCTACTTGATGAGAGAAGTACTGTGCCGCGTTCAAAGCGTTGTTACGCAAGAATTCAAATGCCTGGCCATGGATCGCATTTGTTCCCGACTTGGTCTGAATACTGACTACTGCCCCTGGAGAGAATCCATACTGAGCATCAAAATTGTTTGTAGTCACGTTGAATTCTTGAGTAGCGTCTGCATTCGGGAATGGCGCCGCAAGCAGGTCGTATCGATCCATATTAGGTGCGCCGTCAAGCAGGTAATAAGTACTGCCTTGCCTGCCTCCATTGGCAGAAGCTCCAGTCTCATTGGCGAAGGCATCTGTCGTTTGCAGAGTCCCAGCAGAAGTGTTGAGAACATTTGTTACACCTGGAGCAAGCAGGACCAGGGTGGAAGGATCTCGGCCATTCAGCGGCAATTCTTTGATTGAAGATTCAGTGACCTGCTGTGCGAGCTCAGCAGTAGTCACGTTAATGAGTTGCGCCTCCCCCGTTACCGTGACCGTCTGGCTCGTCGAACCAAGGTCAAGTTGAACGTTAAGTGTCGCTGATTGATTCACCGCTATGGTAATGCCAGTCAATTCTCGTGGGCTGTAGCCTGGTTTTTCGACTTTCACAGTGTATCGACCAGGTTGAAGAGCAGCTGCGTTATATCTGCCTTCGGCGTTGGTCTCCAAACGAGAATGTTTGCCGACATCCACATTTTCTACATTGACTTGAGCTCCGACGATCACGGCTCCACTTTGATCCGTCACGATACCGGTTAAATTTGAGGTTGTGCTCTGCGCAAAGGCTAGGCTGCAGATTACAAAACTCAATGCCCATATAGACAAATATTTCACGATAGATTTATGCATCTAGAGCCTCGTCGAAGAGAAATTCTGGTAAGACCAATATTACATATGTGGTCTTGCCTGTTTCAATGCCAGACTCTACTGAGGAGTGCGGTTGATTGTCAAGGTTAAAATTATGGATAAGGATCACATTCAAGAAAATAATTACACCGCCCCTATAAATCCGCTCATCGGCCTCAATTGACAGGGCTTTCGCACGGACACTCAGCCTTCGGCAGTGCCATAATTCGTAGATTATGGTATAGATTACCTAGATCGAAGTGCGGTAAGACCAATAATTACGAGAGACAATTTTTATGACGGCCGTAAAAGATAATCCAAATAAGACCATCCCTCTCCCCCCCGTGGAGCTGTTGCGGAAGCTTATTGAACACGACGGCTATAAGACCGGTGACCAACTGCCACCGGAACGAGAGTTGGCTCTAAGGCTGGGCATAGGGCGACCAGCCATTCGTGAGGCAATTAAAGCATTGAGCATTCTTGAGGTCATTGAAAGCAAACCTGGAGCTGGCACATTTATCAAGTCAAGTTCAAATATGGCGCTGAACTGGCCGGAGACAATGCGTACAGTTAAGCCCAAATTCGACATGCTGCAGCTACTCGAAGTTAGGAAAATGATCGAACCACAAGCTGCATTTCTATGCGCCACGCGTGCGACTTTCGTACAGCTTGGTGAACTCGAACAGCAAATTATCACGCAGGAGAGAAACCCAAACAATCGGGAACTCATGGCAAAGAGCGATTTTTTATTTCACGATGTGATTACGCGCTCTGCTGGTAACTCGATTCTTGATGACGTGGCCGGTTTCTTATCCCCTTTGCTGGTGCGCAGCCGGCAGATCACAGCTTCATCTGCCCCAGAACTGACGCGGATGGCTCGCGAACACCGCGCGATCTTTGAAGCGATACGACGCAGTCAACCCGACCTAGCGGCTCGAGCAATGACGGAACATCTCCAGAGCGTCGGGCTCGATTTACTAAGTGCGCCCGAAAAGATTTCATCTCATTAACAAAGGCCACCAAACGT
It encodes:
- a CDS encoding FadR/GntR family transcriptional regulator — translated: MTAVKDNPNKTIPLPPVELLRKLIEHDGYKTGDQLPPERELALRLGIGRPAIREAIKALSILEVIESKPGAGTFIKSSSNMALNWPETMRTVKPKFDMLQLLEVRKMIEPQAAFLCATRATFVQLGELEQQIITQERNPNNRELMAKSDFLFHDVITRSAGNSILDDVAGFLSPLLVRSRQITASSAPELTRMAREHRAIFEAIRRSQPDLAARAMTEHLQSVGLDLLSAPEKISSH
- a CDS encoding TonB-dependent receptor — its product is MHKSIVKYLSIWALSFVICSLAFAQSTTSNLTGIVTDQSGAVIVGAQVNVENVDVGKHSRLETNAEGRYNAAALQPGRYTVKVEKPGYSPRELTGITIAVNQSATLNVQLDLGSTSQTVTVTGEAQLINVTTAELAQQVTESSIKELPLNGRDPSTLVLLAPGVTNVLNTSAGTLQTTDAFANETGASANGGRQGSTYYLLDGAPNMDRYDLLAAPFPNADATQEFNVTTNNFDAQYGFSPGAVVSIQTKSGTNAIHGQAFEFLRNNALNAAQYFSHQVDPLKRNQFGGSIGGPILKNKLFLFANYQGTRASSAATSNVAFTPTAAMVNGDFSALLQGSNPVQLTNPATGLPYPNNQIDPTTFSPGAVKFLSVLPVGQEPLGQVIYTGAALTTHFDEGTARLDYSLSDKHHFVLRTFFDYYNQPGSSANGNFIASQAGNLDKYQNHAFNYIWTPTPAISNVFVASYTSLNTINGTSQLDAQGNPICLSHYINVSEPAGRCAIEGLSVSGGFGSGYQDENTQARTTWTASDSLSKQAGKHFMTAGGDMFHQFWNLYSAYPTEAIIGFNGSATGYGLADYLLGRVATFYQGGGETQKMNQWELALFVQDQYHISRSLTVTAGVRWEPFLPPPLVNGRGAAFRPGQQSQRFPNAPLGLVFPGDRGISNSLVPSAYDYFVPRIGLAWQPASLPHTSVRAAFGIFTTPIQYSSYNHTSDLTPFSTTYSFNSTPGNPISFDDPYANYAPTGGKNPFPPFADPNSVAPADTVFPAGLNVPTVFSSNFRLGETQSWNLSMQQSFAHNLALQLAYVGSESFHQQTPVDRNPGIYSAGGARSTYPAFAGILENNVGGTASYHSLQVTVEKNLSNNFQFRSNFTWSKAIDIASSGTLAFTGGVGNPFNLRSNRGISDVNIPLVSVTSLIYTTPKLQKRGVLLRSILGGWQVSGIYTAQSGTPFSIAGGDGSNNSGAQQYGDRADLTGLPFGVRSGGKQNWLNHYFNANAFRVNAPGTFGTSGRNLFQGPPLNNADLGFSKNWYLQERYRLQFRWELFNAFNHASFGTPNNDPSSPNVGQITSTASAARVMQGAVKLYF